A part of Prosthecobacter sp. SYSU 5D2 genomic DNA contains:
- the nusG gene encoding transcription termination/antitermination protein NusG, translated as MGAIPAPRDQWYVIHVRSGFEQKVRDSMLRRIQTEEMGDYIFEVLVPTERVSEVKKGKRSETNRKFFPGYVIANCYLLNEHNQLVDRTWYFVKETDGVLNFAGTKDHPIPMRQREVDGMLAQVRDKDDSVVPKIAFTVGDTVRVADGPFESQNGIIEEIDPERGVLRVSVNIFGRSTPVDLEYWQVEKA; from the coding sequence ATGGGAGCTATCCCCGCCCCTCGCGATCAATGGTACGTGATTCACGTGCGCTCCGGCTTTGAACAAAAGGTCCGTGACAGCATGCTGCGCCGTATCCAGACAGAAGAGATGGGCGATTACATCTTCGAAGTGCTTGTGCCTACGGAGCGTGTCTCCGAAGTCAAAAAAGGCAAGCGCTCCGAGACCAATCGGAAATTTTTCCCTGGTTACGTGATCGCCAACTGCTACCTGCTCAACGAGCATAACCAGCTTGTTGACCGCACCTGGTACTTCGTCAAGGAAACCGACGGCGTCCTCAACTTTGCCGGCACCAAGGATCATCCGATTCCCATGCGCCAGCGTGAAGTGGACGGCATGCTCGCCCAGGTTCGTGACAAGGACGATTCCGTCGTGCCGAAGATCGCCTTCACTGTTGGTGACACCGTCCGCGTCGCTGACGGTCCTTTCGAGAGCCAGAACGGCATCATTGAAGAAATTGATCCTGAGCGCGGCGTGCTGCGTGTCTCGGTAAACATCTTCGGACGCTCCACTCCGGTGGACCTCGAATACTGGCAGGTCGAAAAAGCCTGA
- the rplL gene encoding 50S ribosomal protein L7/L12, producing the protein MADLTKIVEELSGLTVLEVAELVKSLEEKWGVSAAAPVAVAAAGGGGAAPAAAAEEKTEFDVILVDAGANKISVIKEVRGVVAGLGLAEAKKLVESAPQKVKEGAKKEEAEEIKKKLEAAGAKVEIK; encoded by the coding sequence ATGGCAGACCTTACAAAAATCGTTGAAGAACTGAGCGGCCTTACGGTCCTCGAAGTCGCAGAACTCGTCAAATCTCTCGAAGAGAAGTGGGGCGTCAGCGCCGCTGCTCCTGTCGCTGTCGCCGCTGCTGGCGGTGGTGGTGCTGCTCCTGCAGCCGCCGCAGAAGAGAAGACTGAGTTCGACGTCATCCTTGTGGATGCCGGCGCTAACAAAATCTCCGTCATTAAGGAAGTGCGCGGCGTTGTTGCCGGGCTCGGCCTGGCTGAAGCGAAGAAGCTCGTCGAGAGCGCTCCGCAGAAAGTCAAAGAAGGTGCCAAGAAAGAAGAAGCTGAAGAGATCAAGAAGAAGCTCGAAGCTGCTGGCGCCAAAGTGGAGATCAAGTAA
- a CDS encoding preprotein translocase subunit SecE, with translation MSSIRTYLGEVYIELKKANWPWDPKEKGFTKYKELIDSTIVVFIAMLLLGAFVAFFDTALRGAFEALAKWIAG, from the coding sequence ATGAGCAGCATCCGCACCTACCTTGGTGAAGTTTACATTGAACTCAAAAAAGCCAACTGGCCGTGGGACCCCAAAGAAAAGGGTTTTACGAAGTACAAGGAACTGATTGATTCAACCATCGTCGTTTTTATCGCGATGCTCCTGCTCGGCGCCTTCGTGGCCTTTTTCGACACCGCTTTGCGCGGGGCTTTTGAAGCCTTGGCCAAGTGGATCGCCGGCTGA
- the rplJ gene encoding 50S ribosomal protein L10, which translates to MKAEKTLLIEDLLSRVNASPFLFVVDYTGLKVDKFAELRKRLAGCGAEIHVYKNTLVKKAAEKAGYPGDLGAHLVGQSAFVTGAQDVCAAAKILKNFTAEFTKPVVKVGVLDGNLLDAAGIKALADLPSKEVLQSQLLGVLQAPASKLARLLNEPAASLARVLQAKADAAAA; encoded by the coding sequence ATGAAAGCTGAAAAGACACTCCTCATTGAAGACCTGCTTAGCCGGGTCAACGCCTCTCCCTTCCTCTTCGTTGTGGATTACACCGGGTTGAAGGTGGACAAATTTGCCGAGCTGCGCAAGCGCCTCGCCGGCTGCGGTGCCGAAATCCACGTGTATAAAAACACGCTGGTCAAGAAAGCCGCCGAAAAAGCTGGCTATCCTGGCGACCTCGGAGCCCACCTCGTCGGCCAGAGCGCCTTCGTCACCGGTGCCCAGGACGTCTGCGCCGCCGCCAAGATCCTCAAGAACTTCACCGCAGAATTCACCAAGCCCGTCGTCAAGGTCGGCGTTCTGGATGGCAACCTTCTGGATGCCGCCGGTATCAAAGCCCTGGCTGACCTGCCTTCCAAGGAAGTGCTTCAGTCCCAGTTGCTTGGCGTTCTTCAGGCCCCGGCTTCCAAGCTGGCCCGCCTCCTCAACGAGCCTGCCGCCTCCCTGGCGCGCGTGCTCCAGGCCAAGGCCGACGCAGCCGCCGCATAA
- the rplK gene encoding 50S ribosomal protein L11: protein MAKEIVKFIKLQIKAGAANPAPPIGPALGQAGVNIMAFCKEFNAATQKAGGDVLPTVITVYKDKSFTFITKQPPASNILKKVANIASGSGESAKKKVAKITKAQLLEATKMKLVDLNTPDLERASRIMAGTARQMGIEIID from the coding sequence ATGGCCAAAGAAATCGTCAAATTCATCAAGCTCCAGATCAAAGCTGGTGCTGCTAACCCCGCTCCGCCCATCGGTCCTGCGCTCGGTCAGGCTGGCGTGAACATCATGGCTTTCTGCAAGGAGTTCAACGCTGCCACCCAGAAGGCCGGCGGTGATGTCCTTCCTACGGTCATCACGGTTTACAAAGACAAGAGCTTCACTTTCATCACCAAGCAGCCCCCTGCTTCCAACATCCTCAAGAAGGTGGCCAACATCGCTTCCGGATCCGGTGAGTCCGCCAAGAAAAAAGTCGCCAAAATCACCAAGGCCCAACTCCTGGAAGCCACCAAGATGAAGCTGGTGGACCTCAATACCCCTGACCTTGAGCGTGCCTCACGCATCATGGCCGGAACCGCCCGCCAGATGGGCATCGAAATCATTGATTAA
- the rpoC gene encoding DNA-directed RNA polymerase subunit beta' translates to MNADASLKEIFGEKPTGEEFDSVSICIASPDRIRSWSHGEVKNPETINYRTFKPEKGGLFCERIFGPTRDWECACGKYKRIKHKGVICDRCGVEVTLSRVRRERMGHIELAVPVTHIWFYKCMPSRIGLMLDMTARSLERVIYYEDYMVVDPGSTPLLRGQLLTEVDLREAEEQYGADAFRVGMGAEAIRDIFSQINLTDAIKDLEEAMTKTRSKQIRKKLAKRLKLCQGFAESHSRPEAMIMEVLPVVPPDLRPLVPLEGGRFATSDLNDLYRRVINRNNRLKNLLQLRTPDVIIRNEKRMLQEAVDALFDNGRHGRPVTGAGNRPLKSLSDMLKGKSGRFRQNLLGKRVDYSGRSVIVIGPELTLNQCGLPKKMALVLFEPFIIRRLKEMGLVHTVRSAKKMIERRTPEVWDILDEVTRGHPVLLNRAPTLHRLSIQAFEPKLIEGDAIRVHPLVCTAYNADFDGDQMAVHVPLSVEAQLEARLLMLAPNNLFSPASGKPITTPSQDIPLGCYFLTYLREFPTPDSKAKKSDAPDRLPMFSDPAEVEFALDEGGLGVNDKVRYLNPDYQQPKRPFGDPTKTFIETTAGRVRFNEIWPEKLGFINNTVGKKQISDIIWRCFQTVGQKETVACLDRLKNLGFREATRSGCSIGITDMVIPTAKKVGLERAYKEIEDVEKLYRRGLITHGERYQKIVDVWTQVGDQTADEVFRTLEYNDGKKFHNPLYVMVNSGARGNKTQIKQLAGMRGLMAKPSGEIIERPITSNFREGLSVLEYFISTHGARKGLADTALKTADSGYMTRKLVDVSQDVIVTENDCGTVNGITLASIYQGDEEVVDLKTRVYGRTSCETIHDPVTKETIIAANQLVLEKEAAHLTKIGVEKLKIRSVLTCESKRGCCAMCYGLSLATSRLVKIGEAVGIVAAQSIGEPGTQLTMRTFHVGGAAMSSFKQPFINVKNAGILKISDMRMVQTPEGQWIALTKNGILSIIDEDGRELESHKLMLGAIIAKPDGSTIKKGEQVATWDPYNMPIITEKAGKIEFRDMIAGITFTKEKNESTGNEETVVIEHKEDLHPQVVVTNAKTHEVLASYTIPAGAHINVKNGEKVEAGTTLAKTPRKASKTKDITGGLPRVAELFEARKPKDACEIARIDGTVEIGGLVRGKRRVIVTDQKTGQQEEHLIPRSKHILVFNGDIVTKGDQLTDGPVVPHEILEILGPQALREHLVNEVQEVYRAQGVEINDKHVEIIIRQMLRKVKITDTGDTEFLWGDQVDRTEFERENERVSEEGGKPAEAEPVLLGITKASLETESFISAASFQDTTRVLTEAATLAKSDYLRGFKENVIMGHLIPAGTGFISHRNFDIVETEKSPVVEQEEDADLMQA, encoded by the coding sequence ATGAATGCTGACGCGAGCTTGAAAGAAATTTTCGGGGAAAAGCCCACCGGTGAGGAGTTTGACTCTGTGTCAATCTGCATCGCCTCTCCGGACCGCATCCGGTCCTGGAGCCACGGGGAGGTCAAGAACCCTGAGACCATCAACTATCGTACGTTCAAACCGGAAAAGGGCGGCCTTTTCTGCGAGCGTATCTTCGGACCCACCCGTGACTGGGAATGTGCCTGCGGCAAATACAAGCGCATCAAGCACAAGGGCGTCATCTGCGACCGCTGCGGCGTCGAAGTGACCCTCTCCCGTGTGCGCCGTGAGCGCATGGGCCACATCGAGCTGGCCGTCCCGGTCACCCACATTTGGTTCTACAAGTGCATGCCTTCACGCATCGGCCTCATGCTGGACATGACCGCCCGCAGCCTGGAGCGCGTGATTTATTATGAAGACTACATGGTCGTGGATCCCGGCAGCACCCCGCTGCTGCGCGGCCAGCTCCTGACCGAGGTGGACCTCCGCGAAGCTGAAGAACAGTACGGTGCTGACGCCTTCCGCGTGGGCATGGGTGCTGAGGCCATCCGCGACATCTTCAGCCAGATCAATCTGACGGATGCGATCAAGGACCTCGAAGAGGCCATGACCAAGACCCGCTCCAAGCAGATCCGCAAAAAGCTGGCCAAGCGTCTCAAGCTCTGCCAGGGCTTTGCCGAATCTCATAGCCGCCCTGAGGCAATGATCATGGAAGTGCTTCCTGTCGTGCCACCGGACCTTCGTCCTCTGGTGCCTCTGGAAGGCGGCCGCTTCGCCACCTCGGACTTGAACGACCTCTACCGTCGTGTCATCAACCGTAACAACCGTCTCAAGAACCTCCTTCAGCTTCGCACTCCGGACGTCATCATCCGTAATGAGAAGCGCATGCTTCAGGAAGCGGTGGACGCCCTGTTTGACAACGGCCGCCATGGCCGCCCTGTCACCGGTGCCGGCAACCGCCCGCTGAAGTCCCTTTCCGACATGCTCAAGGGCAAGTCTGGCCGCTTCCGTCAGAACCTTCTCGGCAAGCGCGTGGATTACTCCGGACGTTCCGTCATCGTTATCGGTCCTGAGCTCACCCTGAACCAGTGCGGTCTTCCCAAGAAGATGGCTCTCGTCCTGTTTGAGCCGTTCATCATCCGCCGTCTCAAAGAGATGGGCCTGGTGCACACCGTTCGCTCCGCCAAGAAGATGATTGAGCGCCGCACTCCTGAAGTGTGGGACATTCTGGACGAAGTGACCCGCGGACACCCGGTTCTCCTGAACCGTGCGCCGACCCTCCACCGCCTTTCCATCCAGGCTTTCGAGCCGAAGCTGATTGAAGGTGATGCCATCCGCGTCCACCCCCTCGTTTGTACGGCTTACAACGCCGACTTCGATGGTGACCAGATGGCCGTGCACGTCCCGCTTTCTGTCGAGGCCCAGTTGGAAGCCCGCCTGCTCATGCTGGCACCTAACAACCTGTTCAGCCCAGCCAGCGGCAAGCCTATCACCACGCCTTCCCAGGACATTCCTCTGGGTTGCTACTTCCTCACCTACCTTCGCGAGTTCCCCACTCCGGATTCCAAGGCCAAGAAGTCTGATGCACCGGACCGCCTGCCCATGTTCAGTGATCCTGCCGAAGTCGAGTTCGCTCTTGATGAAGGCGGCCTGGGCGTCAATGACAAGGTCCGCTATCTTAACCCGGACTACCAGCAGCCCAAGCGTCCTTTCGGCGACCCGACCAAGACCTTCATCGAGACCACCGCAGGCCGCGTGCGTTTCAATGAAATCTGGCCTGAGAAGCTCGGTTTCATCAACAACACCGTCGGCAAGAAGCAGATCTCGGACATCATCTGGCGCTGCTTCCAGACCGTCGGACAGAAGGAAACCGTCGCCTGCCTTGACCGCCTGAAAAACCTCGGCTTCCGCGAAGCCACCCGCTCCGGCTGTTCCATCGGTATCACCGACATGGTCATCCCGACCGCCAAAAAGGTCGGCCTTGAGCGCGCCTACAAGGAGATCGAAGACGTGGAAAAACTTTACCGTCGTGGTCTCATCACCCATGGTGAGCGTTACCAGAAGATCGTGGACGTTTGGACCCAGGTTGGTGACCAGACGGCTGACGAAGTGTTCCGCACCCTGGAGTACAACGACGGCAAGAAGTTCCACAACCCGCTTTACGTGATGGTGAACTCCGGCGCCCGTGGTAACAAGACGCAGATCAAGCAGCTCGCAGGGATGCGCGGTCTCATGGCCAAGCCGTCCGGTGAGATCATTGAGCGCCCGATTACCTCGAACTTCCGTGAAGGCCTCAGCGTGCTCGAATACTTCATCTCCACCCACGGTGCCCGTAAGGGGCTCGCGGATACGGCTCTGAAGACGGCTGACTCCGGTTACATGACCCGTAAGCTGGTGGACGTTTCCCAGGACGTCATCGTCACGGAAAACGATTGTGGCACCGTCAATGGCATCACACTCGCCTCCATCTATCAGGGTGATGAAGAAGTGGTGGACCTCAAGACCCGCGTTTATGGCCGCACAAGCTGTGAGACCATCCACGATCCTGTTACCAAGGAAACCATCATCGCCGCCAACCAGCTTGTGCTGGAAAAGGAAGCCGCCCACCTCACCAAGATCGGTGTGGAGAAGCTAAAGATCCGCTCCGTGCTCACTTGCGAAAGCAAGCGCGGCTGCTGCGCCATGTGCTACGGCCTCAGCCTCGCCACCAGCCGCCTGGTGAAGATCGGTGAAGCCGTCGGCATCGTTGCCGCCCAGTCCATCGGCGAGCCTGGAACCCAGCTCACCATGCGTACCTTCCACGTCGGTGGTGCCGCCATGAGCAGCTTCAAGCAGCCCTTCATCAATGTGAAGAATGCTGGTATCCTCAAGATCTCCGACATGCGCATGGTGCAGACACCGGAAGGCCAGTGGATCGCCCTGACCAAGAACGGCATCCTCTCCATCATTGATGAAGACGGCCGCGAGCTGGAAAGCCACAAGCTCATGCTCGGCGCCATTATCGCCAAGCCTGATGGCTCTACCATCAAGAAGGGTGAGCAGGTCGCCACCTGGGATCCTTACAACATGCCCATCATCACCGAGAAGGCAGGTAAGATCGAGTTCCGCGACATGATCGCCGGCATCACCTTCACCAAGGAGAAGAACGAATCCACCGGCAACGAAGAAACCGTCGTCATTGAGCACAAGGAAGACCTTCACCCCCAGGTGGTCGTCACCAATGCCAAGACTCACGAAGTCCTCGCCAGCTACACCATCCCTGCCGGGGCTCACATCAACGTGAAGAACGGCGAGAAGGTCGAGGCCGGTACCACGCTTGCCAAGACCCCTCGTAAGGCCAGCAAGACCAAGGACATCACCGGGGGTCTCCCACGTGTGGCCGAGCTTTTCGAAGCTCGTAAGCCGAAGGACGCCTGCGAAATCGCCCGCATTGACGGCACCGTTGAAATCGGCGGCCTCGTCCGTGGCAAGCGCCGCGTCATCGTCACCGACCAGAAGACCGGCCAGCAGGAAGAGCATCTTATTCCCCGCAGCAAGCACATCCTCGTCTTCAATGGCGACATCGTGACCAAAGGTGACCAGCTCACCGACGGCCCCGTTGTCCCGCATGAGATCCTCGAGATTCTTGGCCCTCAGGCCCTGCGCGAGCATTTGGTGAACGAAGTGCAGGAAGTTTACCGCGCCCAGGGGGTGGAAATTAACGACAAGCACGTCGAAATCATCATCCGCCAGATGCTGCGCAAAGTGAAGATCACGGACACGGGCGATACCGAGTTCCTCTGGGGCGACCAGGTGGACCGCACGGAGTTCGAGCGTGAGAACGAGCGTGTGTCCGAAGAAGGTGGCAAGCCTGCAGAGGCTGAACCCGTCCTCCTCGGCATCACCAAGGCCTCCCTCGAAACCGAGTCCTTCATCTCCGCCGCCTCCTTCCAGGACACCACCCGTGTTCTCACCGAAGCCGCCACCTTGGCGAAATCGGATTACCTCCGTGGCTTCAAGGAAAACGTCATCATGGGTCACCTCATTCCTGCGGGCACCGGCTTCATCAGCCACCGCAACTTTGACATCGTCGAGACTGAGAAGTCTCCCGTCGTCGAGCAGGAAGAGGATGCAGACCTCATGCAGGCCTGA
- the rpoB gene encoding DNA-directed RNA polymerase subunit beta — MSQRTNFGKIHEVAEPPNLIEIQLRSYEEFLQKNILASKRKEVGLQAVFKEVFPIESYDAKMTLDFVMYEIGEPKLTALEAIREAESYSAPLYVTFELRDEAGAKQERVYMGEIPLMTDRGTFVINGAERVVVSQLHRSPGICFESSQHLNGRWLYGFRIIPDRGTWLEVQFDTNDLLYVYLDRRRRRRKFLATTLLRVIGYSHDEDILKLFYNIEDLKLKENLSEEEVSTKLLYKDILDGELIVARAYEPLTAGVIRQLIQLGHKSVKVITASQDDLIVTSLRKDPAKDEDEALKEIYRRLRPGDPPTIPNARALVKRLFFDPKRYDLTRVGRYKINQKLTLKTDSDMRILDPNDVISAMSYLFKLRAGEGLLDDIDHLGSRRVRAVGELLANQCRVGLARTERLVKERMTLFDVSMDTMTPAKLINPKALSAVVRDFFGRSQLSQFMDQINPLAELTHKRRLSALGPGGLNRDRAGFEVRDVHPSHYGRICPIETPEGPNIGLINSLGTYARINEFGFIETPYRPVKDGVTADKIEYLTADQEENHYIAQANNVLDEKGRFSSAKVTVRYRGDFLEVDPGKPTLMDVSPKQLVSIAANLIPFLEHDDANRALMGSNMQRQGVPLLEAEAPLVGTGMEGKAARDSRAVIVADASGTVASATADVIIITKDGNLPVSDKQFLADPMKSVQTDTEKGTYVYPLRKFGRSNAGTCINQRPLVKRGQKIKKGDVLADGPCTDNGELALGKNMLVAFMPWNGYNFEDAIVISRRVVKDDIYTSIHIEDFDVIARDTKLGPEEITRDIPNVGDEALKNLDQDGVVRVGAEVKPGDILVGKITPKSETELAPEERLLRAIFGEKAADVKDTSLRVPSGCTGIVMDVKLAQRGGVNGADKEKLSPAEAKKQIKQIEEDYRAKKEDLTEQLTEKLSDILLNEKIPLDVVNGQTGEIILGANKKITKTLLRKLAESYDSVEIDPSPIRNKIFDIIQTFEQKFADADMERERNLDRIETSEDGTADGVVKQVRVFVASKRKLSVGDKMAGRHGNKGIVATIVPEEDMPYLENGTPVDIVLNPLGVPSRMNVGQVLETHLGLAAKALGMTIATPVFDGIPETKIMEYIQEAKKQPGYEWMGLNGKSRLYDGRTGDTFALDVVVGYIYMLKLGHLVADKIHARAVGPYSLVTQQPLGGKAQYGGQRFGEMEVWALEAYGAAYTLQELLTVKSDDVQGRTRIYEQIVKGDNALEAGTPESFNVLIKEMQSLGLDVRVHKRANIDADVEAIERFTAGA, encoded by the coding sequence ATGTCCCAGCGCACCAATTTTGGCAAAATTCACGAAGTCGCCGAGCCCCCGAATCTGATCGAGATTCAGCTCCGCTCCTATGAGGAATTCCTTCAAAAGAATATCCTCGCCTCCAAGCGCAAGGAAGTCGGTCTTCAGGCGGTCTTCAAGGAAGTTTTCCCCATTGAGAGCTATGACGCCAAGATGACTCTTGATTTCGTCATGTACGAAATTGGCGAGCCCAAGCTGACCGCCCTCGAAGCCATCCGCGAGGCGGAATCCTACAGCGCCCCCCTTTACGTCACCTTTGAGCTCCGCGATGAAGCCGGTGCCAAGCAGGAGCGCGTTTACATGGGAGAAATCCCCCTCATGACCGACCGGGGTACCTTTGTCATCAACGGTGCTGAGCGTGTCGTCGTCAGCCAGCTTCACCGCTCCCCCGGTATCTGCTTTGAAAGCAGCCAGCACTTGAACGGCCGCTGGCTCTATGGTTTCCGAATCATTCCTGACCGCGGCACCTGGCTGGAAGTCCAGTTCGATACGAATGATCTTCTCTACGTTTACCTGGACCGCCGCCGTCGTCGTCGCAAGTTCCTGGCCACCACGCTTCTCCGTGTCATTGGTTATTCCCACGATGAGGACATCCTCAAGCTGTTCTATAACATTGAGGATCTGAAGCTGAAGGAAAACCTCAGCGAAGAAGAAGTCTCCACAAAGCTCCTCTACAAGGACATCCTGGACGGCGAACTCATCGTTGCCCGTGCCTATGAGCCGCTGACCGCTGGCGTCATCCGCCAGCTCATCCAGCTTGGCCACAAGAGCGTCAAGGTCATCACGGCCTCCCAGGACGACCTCATCGTCACCTCCCTGCGCAAGGATCCTGCCAAGGACGAAGATGAAGCCCTCAAGGAAATCTACCGCCGTCTCCGCCCTGGTGATCCTCCGACCATCCCTAATGCGCGTGCCCTGGTGAAGCGCCTTTTCTTTGATCCGAAGCGCTATGACCTCACCCGCGTCGGCCGTTACAAGATCAACCAGAAGCTCACTCTGAAGACCGATTCAGATATGCGAATTCTGGACCCGAATGACGTCATCAGCGCCATGAGCTACCTCTTCAAGCTGCGCGCCGGTGAAGGTCTCCTGGATGATATTGACCACCTTGGCAGCCGCCGTGTGCGTGCCGTTGGTGAGCTTCTGGCCAACCAGTGCCGCGTGGGCCTGGCCCGCACGGAGCGCCTGGTCAAGGAACGCATGACCCTGTTCGACGTGAGCATGGACACGATGACTCCCGCCAAGCTGATCAATCCAAAAGCCCTGAGTGCAGTGGTGCGTGACTTCTTTGGTCGCAGCCAGCTCAGTCAGTTCATGGACCAGATCAACCCTCTGGCCGAGCTCACCCACAAGCGCCGTCTTTCCGCCCTTGGGCCTGGTGGTTTGAACCGTGACCGCGCCGGCTTTGAAGTTCGTGACGTTCATCCTTCCCACTACGGCCGTATCTGCCCGATTGAGACTCCGGAAGGTCCGAACATCGGCCTGATCAACTCCCTCGGCACCTACGCCCGGATCAATGAATTCGGTTTCATTGAGACCCCCTACCGTCCTGTCAAAGACGGTGTCACCGCCGACAAAATTGAATACCTGACCGCCGATCAGGAAGAAAATCATTACATCGCCCAGGCAAACAATGTGCTGGATGAAAAGGGCCGTTTCAGCTCCGCCAAGGTGACTGTGCGTTATCGCGGCGATTTCCTGGAAGTGGACCCAGGCAAGCCCACCCTGATGGACGTGTCTCCGAAGCAGCTCGTCTCCATCGCGGCCAACTTGATTCCTTTCCTTGAGCACGATGACGCCAACCGTGCGTTGATGGGCTCGAACATGCAGCGCCAGGGCGTTCCGCTTCTGGAGGCAGAGGCGCCGCTCGTCGGCACCGGCATGGAAGGCAAGGCAGCGCGTGATTCCCGCGCCGTCATCGTCGCCGATGCCAGCGGCACCGTGGCCAGCGCCACTGCCGATGTCATCATCATCACTAAAGACGGCAACCTGCCTGTCAGCGACAAGCAGTTCCTCGCTGATCCGATGAAGTCCGTCCAGACTGACACGGAGAAGGGGACCTATGTCTATCCTCTCCGCAAGTTTGGCCGCTCCAACGCCGGCACCTGCATCAACCAGCGTCCGCTGGTCAAGCGCGGCCAGAAGATCAAAAAGGGCGATGTCCTCGCTGACGGTCCTTGCACGGACAATGGCGAGCTCGCCCTCGGCAAGAACATGCTCGTCGCGTTCATGCCTTGGAATGGTTATAACTTCGAAGATGCCATCGTCATCAGCCGCCGTGTGGTGAAGGATGACATTTACACCTCCATTCACATTGAGGATTTTGATGTCATTGCCCGTGACACCAAGCTTGGGCCTGAAGAAATCACCCGGGACATCCCCAACGTCGGTGATGAGGCTCTCAAAAACCTCGATCAGGACGGCGTCGTCCGCGTTGGTGCGGAAGTGAAGCCTGGCGACATTCTCGTCGGCAAAATCACCCCGAAATCCGAAACGGAGCTTGCCCCTGAAGAGCGCCTCCTGCGCGCCATCTTCGGTGAAAAAGCCGCTGACGTGAAGGATACCTCCCTGCGTGTGCCTTCCGGGTGCACCGGAATCGTGATGGACGTCAAGCTCGCCCAGCGCGGTGGCGTCAATGGTGCTGACAAAGAGAAGCTTTCCCCGGCGGAAGCCAAGAAGCAGATCAAGCAGATCGAAGAAGACTATCGTGCCAAGAAGGAAGACCTCACTGAGCAGCTCACTGAGAAGCTCAGCGACATCCTGCTTAACGAGAAAATCCCGCTGGACGTTGTCAACGGCCAGACCGGCGAGATCATCCTCGGTGCCAACAAAAAGATCACCAAGACCCTCCTTCGCAAGCTCGCTGAGAGCTACGACTCGGTGGAAATTGATCCAAGCCCGATCCGCAACAAGATCTTCGACATCATCCAGACCTTCGAGCAGAAGTTTGCCGATGCCGACATGGAGCGCGAACGCAACCTGGACCGCATTGAAACCAGCGAAGACGGCACTGCAGACGGCGTCGTCAAGCAGGTCCGCGTGTTCGTCGCCAGCAAGCGCAAGCTTTCCGTCGGTGACAAGATGGCCGGCCGTCACGGTAACAAGGGCATCGTCGCCACCATCGTTCCGGAAGAGGACATGCCTTACCTGGAAAACGGAACTCCGGTTGACATCGTCCTGAACCCTCTGGGCGTGCCTTCCCGAATGAACGTCGGACAGGTGCTTGAGACCCACCTTGGCCTCGCCGCCAAGGCCCTGGGCATGACCATTGCCACCCCGGTGTTTGATGGCATTCCAGAGACCAAGATCATGGAATACATCCAGGAGGCCAAAAAGCAGCCCGGTTATGAGTGGATGGGCCTCAATGGCAAATCCCGCCTCTATGACGGCCGCACTGGCGATACCTTCGCACTGGATGTCGTTGTGGGTTACATTTACATGCTCAAGCTGGGCCACCTTGTCGCTGACAAGATCCACGCCCGTGCTGTCGGTCCATACTCGCTCGTCACGCAGCAGCCTCTCGGCGGCAAGGCCCAGTATGGTGGCCAGCGTTTCGGGGAAATGGAAGTCTGGGCCCTTGAGGCCTACGGCGCCGCCTACACCCTGCAGGAACTCCTCACGGTGAAGTCGGATGACGTCCAGGGCCGCACACGCATCTATGAACAGATCGTCAAAGGTGACAATGCCCTTGAAGCCGGCACGCCGGAATCCTTCAACGTGCTGATCAAGGAAATGCAGTCCCTCGGCCTTGATGTCCGGGTTCACAAACGCGCCAACATTGACGCTGATGTGGAGGCTATTGAGCGCTTCACCGCCGGTGCATGA
- the rplA gene encoding 50S ribosomal protein L1 → MITRSKRYKKAAEMVPAGKTFSLEEAAELVRKLPGTKFNQTVTLSFHMGVDPKKGDQMVRGTCPLPHGSGKSVRVAVFATGAAADAAKAAGADLVGYEDLIAKVKEGSMDFDVAIATPAAMNEVRKLGKQLGPRGLMPNPRTGTVTDDTAGAVKAVKAGRVDFKLDKNGNIAATIGKVAFDVSALAENGTALIDSIVRAKPASARGKYVHSITLAATMSPALRIDVSKYVKL, encoded by the coding sequence ATGATAACAAGAAGCAAAAGATACAAAAAAGCTGCCGAGATGGTTCCGGCAGGAAAAACCTTTTCTCTCGAAGAGGCCGCCGAACTCGTGCGCAAGCTCCCCGGCACGAAGTTTAACCAGACCGTGACCCTCTCCTTCCATATGGGCGTGGACCCTAAAAAGGGCGACCAGATGGTTCGTGGCACTTGCCCCCTCCCTCACGGTTCCGGTAAAAGCGTTCGCGTCGCTGTCTTCGCCACTGGCGCTGCTGCTGATGCCGCCAAAGCCGCTGGTGCGGATCTGGTGGGTTATGAAGACCTCATCGCCAAAGTTAAGGAAGGCTCCATGGATTTCGACGTCGCCATCGCCACTCCGGCTGCGATGAACGAAGTGCGTAAGCTTGGTAAGCAGCTCGGACCTCGCGGTTTGATGCCGAACCCAAGAACTGGCACCGTCACCGACGACACGGCCGGTGCGGTGAAGGCCGTCAAGGCTGGCCGTGTGGACTTCAAGCTCGACAAGAACGGCAACATCGCCGCCACCATTGGTAAAGTCGCTTTTGATGTCAGCGCCCTGGCCGAGAACGGCACCGCTCTCATTGACTCCATCGTCCGTGCCAAGCCGGCTTCCGCCCGTGGCAAGTACGTCCACAGCATCACGCTTGCCGCGACCATGTCGCCTGCTCTGCGCATTGATGTCTCCAAGTATGTGAAACTGTAA